ATTCTTAGGAATCATTCACTGCACCACAGTGATGTACctgaatatattttcaatgaaACTGTGCAACAGCAAAGATACAGTTCTTacattaaaatgtttcattttaagCAACTTCAATGCCTTTACTTCTTGCATGCCCTTAAAAGTGTGCTAACACTCTCGACTAAGAGTGAAAACAGGATAAAGAACTTCATTTTCCCTTTCTCAGTATGACTAAAAACTTGCATTGTATTTAATACAAATATGTTGTATAGACTGAGGGTCTAGTTAAGGTCTTTAAACATTTATATCCTAGCTTGAAGCCAAGCAGTTTCCAGTTTTCATTTCTGATTGGGGCAAAGGTGATCACATGAGATACCAGGCAGCCAATCCGGCAACAGCAGCAACCCATGTGGCCAGAATCACCTGTACTGTTGATTGTCGAAGCAGCATCTTGGCGAACTGACAAGCGTATGCTGTGTTTCCGCTCACCGCTAGACAGACAAGGAGGTAAGCATTTCAgtgaaaataacaaaacatttctaaatatatacataatataaaacTATACATTGATATGTTTTTGCCGCCAATAACTTCCTCACCCATTTTGGCTGCATAATAGGGACATTTACTGATGTCTCCACCCATATCCCCATGTGCAGGGAAGCCAATGTCCTGCACTTCCTCCTTTATGTCTTTCCCAATCTCCTGCAACTCTGTGAACACCTGAAACGGAAAAGCAAAGAACATggaaaaatgtatgtatttatttacatagaTGCACATCACATTATCTAAAAGATCTGGaccaataaaacaaaacagtatTTGATCATCCTCTTACGtccaaattaaatttaaaagccAGGTTGGCTTCGTCTAGCAGCTTCTCTTTGGTCTCAGCATCCACTTCCAGCTCGTTCATCCGACTGCGGTACAGCCTCTTGAAGGCCGTGGGGTTGTGGATGCCCTCAAAATGGTAGAAGTTCAATCCCTCACCAGTAGGGGGCAGTTTCAGGGCCCGCTGAGCCACTTTCTTTAGAATCTGGCCTCCTGATAGGTCACCCATGTAGCGGGTCCAAGAGTGCGCAACCAAAAGAACTGGGTCAGTGCGACCCACCTCGTGAATGCGGTCTACGTAGGGCCTCGTGGCCGCCGAGCAGGAGATCTTGCTCTCCCAGTCTTCACCGTAGAGATACTCCAGGTCTTTGGCCAAGGCATCTTGCCGGTGAAGCTCAGAGGGGAAATATAGAGGGGCAAACATGGGATGGTCCTTATTCTTCTCAATCTCTTCCTCAATGGCAGAATAAACATAGTACAGGGCAGTTGTACCAAGCTGAAGttgataaaatgacaaaatagcACAAGCATGAAGGTCAGAACAAGCTCTTTTTTTAACCAAACCTAAAAGAGTCCGTAGACAATTGACTCACCTTAAAAAGTTCTCGTTTGATTCGGCCCCTCAGGAAGTCTTTGACAAAAGGCGAGTTCTCGGCTTTGTCGTGAGATTCCTTGGTTCCAGCAGTCAACACTTCTGACAGGTCATTAGGACTGAAAAACAGATTTCAAAGATAATCATCTTTTACGCACTATACTTGGATGTAAAATCATGTAGAAGCCAGTTTGAGTTTTGAATTTGTCGACaatgattaaaggattagttcgccttcaaataaattttcctgataattgactcaccccatgtcatccaagatgttcatatctttctttcgtcagtcgaaaagaaattaaggtttttgatgaaaacattccaggattattctccttatagtggacttcaatggactccaaacggttgacttgggtaaagttggttttatatttgcacattcggacttctaataaattcagactttccaataaatgtgcaataaattaatgtttgcgaattttaagcagcgacatgatattgacaaccaacgattgtcaacttacaaaaTTTTTCACATTCGAtaaaaataggcaagtattgttttaaaggcatatttacttgtgaatgtccaatgtagtgtgattaacaagctACTGAATatggatgtccgaatgtgcgaatataaaaccaactttaccaaAGTAAacggttaaaggtcaaaatgacagtttcagtgcagcttcaaagggctttaaacgataccagacgaggaataagggtcttatctagcgaaacgatcggccatttaaaaaaaaaagaaaataaaaaaaatacaactgtatatgctttataaacataaatgatcaccttgaagtccactataaggagaataatgttttcatcaaaaaccttaatttctttttgactgacgaaagaaagacatgaacatcttggatgacatggggctgagtaaattatcaggaaaagtttatttgaaagtgaattaatcctttaagttaCTTAAAATTACTGAGATAAATTGTGTAGTTTTGGTAGGTCATGTGATACCAATACTGTTGCCACCCCAGGGGGAATTTAATAATGTGTTCTCaaatattactttattttatttatttatttatttttttaaatagtaggCAGTACATAGCATATACAGACATGTATAatgcaaacatgtttgatatttaaatCTATAGAATATACAAacatattttgatatttgagCCAATTTTAGAGCAcatattgttttcatttgtcatatctcaaagaaagaaaagcatGTTTCTGCatgattttgttgtgttctgAACAAGCCTATCAAGTTTTGACAAAGCTTTcttgtcattttcatgtttttttttttttttttttttgtcaaaagtaGGCCTACTATTGATCTCTTTGGGTGTAAAACGTTTTTTTAACATGGAGAAATTTAATGCACCCTCAAAAACAAGTACATTAAAGGTCAATTTGATGTGCTTTCTCGACAGTTTCTTAAgatacacattttaaataacaCTAAGGGAATAGAGTACCTGAGAATATCATCATCGTTTTCAGTCAGGATGTTCTCTGTTGAATCTGCAGCCATTGTGTTATTTATGTCTGGTTCTCTGCTTGATACATAAAGACAAGTGCTGAAGATGAGCTGTATCGTTTAAAGCAAACATATTTagatactgttctgtgaatagTGATATAATCATCACTGTCTAGTGTTAGTCTTCATTGCGCAACGCATATACATTGAGACATGACAGCGAACACTCTCGTGACATTGACTTGTGGAAGACAGTCAGTTGTGTAAGTTTATCCATCTAAATGACTGACATTAATTTGGTGCAGTTAAAATCGGATTACGCTTTCTTCAGCTATGTAAAACAGGACTGCTgttattttacctgatatgcAGTGTTGACGGTCTGCTGCACTTCACATTGTATGCGAGTTTACAAAACTAATCCCGCCCCAAACAGGAAGTAGAATGGCGTCCGAAATGATTGACACAATTGACACAACTCTTTTTATTGATCGCTGTTGACAAAATTACTaacctgtaagattttttttttttttttgtctatatcAAAAATCTCATTGTCAGTGGGCTACAATATGAGCCtgaactgacaaaaaaaaaaaaaaaaaaggaactgaGGAAAAATGTATAGCTTGAATACAATTAATGTCATTTTGGATAAAATTCTGCTAAgtgataaattaaataaattataataatgttgTCTATTATATCAGGACTCTAACAATgtctataatatataatataatataatgtaataataaaatagtatagtatataatagtatgtatataatataaaa
The nucleotide sequence above comes from Chanodichthys erythropterus isolate Z2021 chromosome 10, ASM2448905v1, whole genome shotgun sequence. Encoded proteins:
- the hmox2a gene encoding heme oxygenase 2a, with the protein product MAADSTENILTENDDDILSPNDLSEVLTAGTKESHDKAENSPFVKDFLRGRIKRELFKLGTTALYYVYSAIEEEIEKNKDHPMFAPLYFPSELHRQDALAKDLEYLYGEDWESKISCSAATRPYVDRIHEVGRTDPVLLVAHSWTRYMGDLSGGQILKKVAQRALKLPPTGEGLNFYHFEGIHNPTAFKRLYRSRMNELEVDAETKEKLLDEANLAFKFNLDVFTELQEIGKDIKEEVQDIGFPAHGDMGGDISKCPYYAAKMAVSGNTAYACQFAKMLLRQSTVQVILATWVAAVAGLAAWYLM